Proteins encoded by one window of Salvia splendens isolate huo1 chromosome 14, SspV2, whole genome shotgun sequence:
- the LOC121764448 gene encoding probable carboxylesterase 18, whose translation MNNMKSPSLPLLTRLKLLLLHLIEYISSRSDGTINRRLFNLFHLKTSAPAKKCINNVHVSTSDVVIDPSRNLWLRLFTPARATGPLPLIVYFHGGGFNKYGPDTVYFDDMCSHLAARLLAVVASVNYRIAPEHRYPSQYEDGFDALKFIDQRHNDFIYVNTDVRKCFIGGDSAGANIAHHVTVRAAEQADQFSQLRIAGMLALQPFFGGEERTDSELRLTKVPVLSVHATDAYWREFLPEGADRNHPAAHVFASGDEQFRNLDFPASLVVVGGNDPLQDWDRRYVEWLKGCGKRVVVAEYPYAFHGFYAFPELPEFKLLVDDVMDFIREQVNSS comes from the exons atgaacaaCATGAAATCTCCTTCACTCCCATTGCTAACAAGATTGAAGCTTTTGCTATTGCATCTGATCGAATATATCAGCTCACGCTCCGACGGCACTATCAACCGCCGCCTCTTCAACCTCTTCCACCTCAAAACCTCCGCACCCGCCAAAAAATGCATTAACAATGTCCATGTCTCCACTTCCGACGTCGTGATCGACCCTTCCCGCAATCTCTGGCTCCGCCTCTTCACCCCTGCACGCGCCACCGGCCCGCTCCCCCTTATAGTGTACTTCCACGGAGGAGGATTCAATAAGTACGGCCCCGACACCGTGTATTTTGACGACATGTGCAGCCATCTGGCTGCACGACTCCTTGCTGTCGTTGCATCCGTAAACTACCGCATTGCGCCCGAGCACAG GTATCCCAGCCAATACGAGGACGGCTTTGATGCCCTCAAATTCATCGATCAACGACACAATGACTTCATATATGTAAACACTGACGTCAGAAAATGTTTCATCGGCGGAGACAGCGCAGGGGCCAACATAGCCCATCACGTGACGGTTAGAGCAGCTGAACAGGCCGATCAGTTTAGTCAACTAAGAATCGCCGGCATGTTGGCGCTGCAGCCTTTTTTTGGAGGCGAGGAACGGACGGATTCAGAGCTGAGGCTGACGAAGGTGCCGGTGCTGAGTGTCCACGCAACGGATGCGTATTGGAGGGAATTTCTGCCGGAGGGTGCGGACAGGAACCACCCTGCGGCTCATGTGTTTGCCAGCGGAGATGAACAATTTAGGAATCTTGATTTTCCGGCGAGTTTGGTGGTTGTGGGAGGGAATGATCCGCTGCAGGATTGGGACAGGAGATATGTGGAGTGGTTGAAGGGTTGCGGGAAGCGAGTGGTGGTGGCTGAATATCCGTATGCGTTTCATGGATTTTATGCATTCCCGGAATTGCCCGAGTTTAAATTGCTCGTTGATGACGTGATGGATTTCATCCGGGAACAAGTCAACTCAAGTTGA